GTCATTTCGGCAACGAGGCCGTAGCCGCGAGCGGCGCGGCGGGCCGCGTCGAGATGTTCGCGTTCATGATCCCCATGGCGCTGGGAATCTCGCTCACGCCGTTTGTGAGCCAGAACCTGGGCGCTGGACGTCTGGACCGCGTACGGCAAGCTCAGAAACTCGCCACGGGATTTGCTCTTGGGTACGGCGGGCTGTCGACCGCGATATTCTTCGTGAGCGCTCCGTGGCTCGCGGCGGTATTCACGAAAGACCCCGATGTTGCGAGCACGTTTGTGTCCTATATTCGCATTATCGCGTTCGGTTACGGGATGATGGAGGTCCACCGGTATTGCGGATTCTTCCTGACCGGTTTGCACAAACCTCTGTCCGCGACGGCGCTGAATGCCGTGCGGGTCCTGGTGCTGCTTATCCCGCTTTCGTACCTCGGTGCGCGTCTCATGGGGCTGGAAGGCGTGTTCTGGGGACGGCTGGCGACGGACCTTGCGGTCGGCAGCATCGGACTGGTCTGGGTCGCGAGCGTGTTTCGGTCCTACAAACGACCTTGACGGCCGCTTGCGCTGAGAGCGGCCCAAAGGACCGACAGGGTGAATCATGATTGGGCCGCGCTTCGACGAATGCACGCGTTAACGGAGGACATAAGGGGGCGTTGCGCGGAGAACCAGGAATGCAGGCAAGGATGCCCGCGCCACAACCCACCGCCTTTTTGGTCCCGTGAGTCCCTTTGGGTGATTCCCGGTCTCAGCGGCCCCATCCAGGATGCTACAATAAACGTCTCAAAGCCTCACAGGGCGATAGGAAAGGGCCGTCATGAGCTGGCATGCGTGCATTCTTGTGGGTCTGGCGTGTTTTGGCGGCAGCGAGACGGCGGCCGGCCGCGATTTCGCCGAGCCGGGCCTCCGGGAATCCTGGCTGCGGCACCCGGTGCTGGGCGACCCGTCGTTCGACGCGTTCGAGCGGTTGCCGGGCAACCCCATCCACCGGGGTTCGCCGCCTTATGTCTGGCCCGTGAACGGATTTCTGTTCGAGGACCCGGTCAGCGGCAAGCGGTACGTCTACGTTGGTCATTATCTCGAAGGGTACGCGCATAGCGCGGATACTCCTTCCCGGTGCACGGTGTTTCGGTCGACGGATGCCGGCGCAACCTGGACAGAGACCGGGCCCATTTTCACCGGCGAGCCGTACACGTTTGAGGGCGAGGTCACGCCGTTTTCCGGTGCGCCCGACGTATCGGTAGCCTACAAAGACGGGCGCTATCACATGGCCTTCGACTGGGGGACTGCCAATCTCACGTGGCAAATTGCCGCGGACCCCCCGCTAGACGCGAACGGCGGGGCGGCATACGCATGGGCGGACCGCCCGGAAGGGCCGTTTCACCCGGCGCCCAAGCCCATTGCGGGCACGCGAGAGCAAACGCTGCTTGCTGGCAAGTACCGGCGCATGTATGCCTCGTCGATCATCCCACGGGAAAAGGACTGGCTCGTGCTCACCCTGACCGATTCCGGGCCGTATTTCGGCTGGGCGCTGGTGGGCAGGAGGTCCGAGCGCCCGGAAGGACCCTACGCCGAGGAGAAGCTCCTGCTACATCCGGAACAGGCGGGCTATCATCCGCCCCTCATGGAGTTTTTCCCGGCATTCGTACACGAAGGGTACATTTACGCGCCCGCCACGTCTGTCGCGCGCACCCGCAACTTCCAATGCATCTGGAGGGTCCCTATCGAGGAGGCTATGAACCCGAAGGCCTGGACTCTGTGGCAGCACGGCTCGCTCTGGCACGCCGAACCGGTCGAACACGAACATTACGGCATCTGGGGGCAGACGCTGACCGGGTACATTGACAAGAACGGGGCGTTCAACGTCATGTTTCCCGCGCGGGACAGCGCGGGGCGCGGCACGATCAACCTCGCGGCCCGGCCCTGGGCCAAGCCGTACCGCGAGCGCGGGTTTCACTTCAGCGGTCATGAAGGTCCCTGCGTCACGTTAGTCCGGGAGGCCGGCACGCTCGAGCGCCTCGACATGCGGGCCACGATCAACGGCTCGGTCGCCGTTATCTGGGGCCATACGGCTCCTCTCGGACCGGATCATCCTGCTTCGGGCGCCGTGCCGCATCCCCTGACCCTGTCGCGCCACGACGGCCTTGAGCTGCGCAGCGGCGGATGGGCCCTGTTCTCGTGCGGCGACACGGGCGAGCGGCAGATTGCTGCCGAGGGGGCGTTGAACTCACCTCCAGCCGCATGCTCGGTGGCGTGGACATCGCCCGGCAACCTCGAGGTCTCGATAAACGGCGAACCGGTGTGGAGAGGGCCGTTTACCCGGAAGCGGGGCGCTCTGGGTCTGTTGGCAGGCACGTTCAGCCATGTAGATGTCACCCAGTTCAAGGTGACGGGCGATTTCAGCGCCGCGAAGGTCCGGTATCTCTTCACTGAGGGGTTAGCCGGAGCCGCCCAGCATCGCGACTACTGGGAGGAAACGCGTGAATCCGGGTTCCTCTATGGTTTGGGAGCGGTATCGCGCCACGACGGCGTCGCCGCGAAATGGAACGTCGCGTGTTCGGGTTTTGCGCTATGGAGTCCCACGGGGCCGGCGTATGGCACGGCCGAGGTGTGGGTAGACGACACGCGCCTGGGCGAAGTGGATTTCGCGACACCTGAGCCGCGGGCGTCGCGGGTGGTCTTTCGCGCCCAAAACCTCGCGGCCGGGTATCACGCGGTCTGGTTGAAGAACATCTCGGGCCGCATTCCCGTCGACGTGCTGGAAACCGAACCGTAGGATTTCGTGCCGCATCCCCAGCCCGCGGGGCGGTCCGCGCTGGGAGCAGCGCAAGCGCGTCACGGGGCTTTTTCAGTGTGGCACGAGCATCTTGCTCAAGGTTTATGGCATGCTTGTGCGGGCATATTTGAGACCTTTGTACGGAAAAGCGGGTTGGCCGGGAGTACGCAACAACGGGAGCAGGCTTGTTCGTTCTCCGGGGGCTGCGCTCCGCGTTCCGCGTGGCTGTCCGTGGGCTGTCTCAAGACTCAGGTGGAAGGAGCGATCCGTGCGAGTTTCTTTGGTGTTTTTATGTATGGCGGCGCCGGCATTGTCCGCGGCGGGGCAGACGGTGTTCGTCGAGGCGGAGAGTTTCGCGGAATTGGGGGGCTGGGTGGTCGATCAGCAGGCCATGGACCAGATGGGGTCGCCCTATGTACTGGCGCACGGGATGGGTGCGCCGGTCGAGGACAGCGCAACGACAGTTACTTTCCCGGAACCGGGCTTGTACCGCGTGTGGGTGCGGACGCGGGACTGGGTGGCGCCGTTCGGGGCATCGGGGTCGCCCGGCCGGTTTCAGGTATTGGCCAATGGCACGCCGTTGGAGACCTTGTTCGGCACGGAGGGCGCGGCATGGCATTGGCAGGACGGAGGAAGCGTCGAGATTGGGGACACCAGCGTGCGGCTGGCCCTTCACGACCTCACCGGTTTCGAGGGCCGCTGCGACGCGCTCCTGTTCACCAAGGACATGGGCCTGTCTCCGCCCGACGACGGCGACGCTCTGTTGACGTTCCGCCGTGAGCTGCTGGGATTGACCGGCGCCCCGGAGGATGCGGGGTCCTTCGATTTTGTCGTGGTTGGAGGAGGCATTGCGGGGACGTGCGCCGCGGTTTCGGCGGCGCGGCTGGGGCTGGAAGTGGCGCTGGTGCAGGACCGGCCGGTGCTGGGCGGCAACAACAGTTCCGAGGTTCGGGTGCATCTGCAGGGCAAGACGAATCTGCCTCCGTACCCGGCGCTGGGCAATCTGGTGCGGGAACTGGATTCGGGGATGCAGGGCAACGCGCAGCCTCCCGAGAACTACAACGACGCCAAGAAACTCGCGGTTGCGGGCGCGGAAGAGAATCTCGCGCTGTTTCTCAACATGCACGCGTACAAGACGGAGATGGACGGCGGCCGCATCGCCGCCGTGCTCGCAACAGATACGCGCACAGGGAAGGACTGGCGGTTTCCTGCGCGGTGGTTCGCCGATTGCACGGGGGACGGCACGGTGGGTTTTCTCGCGGGTGCGGATTACCGCATGGGCCGCGAGAGCCGCGCTGAAACCGGGGAGGAGCTTGCCCCGGAAGAGCCCGACACTATGACGATGGGGTCTTCGGTGCAGTGGTATTCGGTTGAATCGGAGGGGCCGTCGCCGTTCCCAGATTGCCCGTGGGCGGAACCGTTCACCGAGGAAACGGCGCAGAAAGTCATGGTGGGCAAGTGGGACTGGGAAACGGGGATGAACCGGAACCAGGTGACCGAGATCGAGTACATCCGCGACCATGCCCTGCGGGTGATCTACGGGAATTGGGCGTTTCTCAAGAACCAGAGCGCGGACAAGGCGGATTACGCCAGCCGCAAGCTCGGATGGGTGGCATATGTGGCGGGAAAACGCGAGTCGCGGCGCCTGTTGGGCGACGTCGTCCTTCAACAACAGGACATTGATTTCCGGCGCGAGTTTGAAGATGCCAGCGTGACGACTACGTGGACCATCGACCTGCATTATCCCGAGCCGACGAACAGCGAGCAGTTTCCGGGGCGCGAGTTTCGCTCGATCGCGAAACAAAAGGAGATCGTGCCTTATCCGATCCCGTACCGGTGCCTGTATTCGCGCAACATCGAGAACCTGTTCATGGCGGGCCGCGACATTTCCGTGACTCACGTGGCATTGGGCACGGTCCGAGTGATGCGCACGGGCGGCATGATGGGCGAAGTGGTCGGCATGGCGGCGTCGCTGTGCAAGAAGCATGACACCGCACCCCGGGGCGTCTATTCGTACCATCTTGAGGAACTGCAGGCGCTCATGCAGGCGGGGATCGGTGAGCCGCCGCGGGAGGCGGCGCTCGAACCGCCTGCGTGGCGCGAGACGGCCGGACCCAATCTCGCCCGAACCGCCGCCGTCGAGGTGTCGAGCGTGCTCGAGCCCATCCAGTATCCGCCTTCGCATATCAATGACGGGGTCATCAATCTTGACGACAGCAACAGCCGGTGGTGCAGCGCGCGGGAGGGGATGCCGCATACAGTCGATTTTCGATGGGATACGCCGCAAACCATCAGCGCGGCGCGCATTGTGACGGGGTGGCGCACCGGGCCTTTCGAAATCGAGGGGCAAGCACAAGCCTTTGCCCTGCAAGTGTTCGAAAACGGGGCGTGGCGCGACATTCCGGGCACGGCGGAAACAAATAACACCCAGCACGACTGGCATGCGCGGTTCGACCCGGTCACGGCAGACCGGCTGCGGCTTGAGATCCGGGCAGCACCCGGCAATGTAGCGCGGCTGTTCGAGGTGGAGCTGTTTAACCCGCCTGACGGCTGAGAGGGCGTTCGAGACTTCAACGCCGGGCGCGTGTGGCCATATGCAAGACGAGGACAGGACGAAGCCCATGACGCATCGAGAGCGCGTGTTGACGGCTTTTCATCATCGGGAACCCGACCGGGTTCCGCTGGACTATATGGCGAACGCGGAGATCCACGCGGCGCTTCACGCGCACTTTGGTCTCGCGGAGGATGAGTCGTGCGCGCTGTCGGAGCGGCTCGGGGTGGATTTTCGGGGGGTGTATGTCGGGTACACGGGTCAACCCCTGCACGAGGCGCCGCCCGGGTACCAGGTGGATGAACGCGGCGCGCGCATGCGATGGGTCGAGCACGCGGCCGGCGGATACTGGGACTTCTGCGACTTCCCCCTGGCGGGGACGATCACGGTGGACCAGGCCAAGGCCTGGCCCTTTCCCCATCCCGACGACTACGACTACGGCACGTTGCCGTCACGATGCGAAGCGGTCCAAGGCTATGCGATTGTGCTTGGTGGCGCGGGGGTCGGCTGCATACTCAACAACCTCGGGTCCATTCGCGGGATGGACGGCGTGCTGTGCGACGTTCTGACGGAAGAGCCGGCGGGCATGATGCTCATTGACCGGTTCAATGAACTCCAGCTCGAGGTCGCTCGAAGGGCCTTGTCGGCCGCGGGGAAATTGGCCGACGTGTTCTGTGTCGGCGAGGATTTGGGTACCCAGCGGGGGCCCATTGTCAACCCCGAGACCTTTCGGCGCATCATCAAACCCCGCATGCAGCGCTTCATCGACGAGGCGAAGAAATACGGCCTGCTCGTAATGATGCATTCGTGCGGTTCGAGCAGTTGGGCGTTTGACGAGCTTGCCGGCATGGGAGTCGACATCATAGACACGCTCCAGCCGGAAGCCGCCGGGATGGGTCCGGCCTATCTCAAGAGGGTGTTCGGGAAGAAGCTCTCCTTTCACGGCGCCATATCGACGACGGGGGCGTTATCGTTTGGCGGGGTTCAAGACGTTCGGGACGAGGTCAGGCGGGTCCTGGACGTCATGATGCCGGGCGGCGGGTATGCTCTTGCGCCATCCCACGCGATTCAGTCCAATTCACCGGTCGAGAACGTGTTGGCTCTGTACGAAACAGCGCGCGAATACGGGGTGTATTGAGTGAGCGCAATCCCGGCATCCTGGTGGTTGTCAGGAGAACAGAGCCTCTACGAAGTCGCGGGCGTTGAAGGGCTGGAGGTCGTCAACACCTTCTCCCACGCCGATCAATTTGATTGGCACGCCTAATTCTTTTTGGATGGGGACGACGATACCGCCCTTTGCGGTGCCGTCGAGTTTGGTCAGGACGAGCCCGGTCACATGCAATGCCTCGGTAAAAATGCGCGCTTGTTGGAGGCCGTTTTGCCCCGTGGTGGCATCGAGGACCAGCAGGACCTCGTGGGGGGCGCCCGGTATGCGCCTACCGATGACTCGCTGGATTTTCCGCAGTTCTTCCATGAGATTAACTTTGGTGTGGAGACGTCCGGCCGTGTCGATCAGAAGACAGTCGATGCTGCGGGCCTGTGCCGCGTCCGCCGCGTCGTAGGCCACCGCGGCGGGGTCCGCGCCGTCCTGATGTTTGATGATAGGCGTGCCGGTGCGCTCGCTCCAGATCGTGAGTTGTTCGACGGCGGCGGCGCGAAACGTGTCCGCGGCCCCGAGCAACACGGTTTTTCCCTGGCTCTTGAGATGGGACGCCAGTTTTCCGGCGGTTGTGGTCTTGCCCGAGCCGTTGACGCCGGCGATCAGTGTGACGTGGGGGCCGTCCCCGCCGTCCCATGTAAGGACATGGTTGCCGGGTGTCAGCAACGCGACGAGATCTTCCTTGAGCACGGCGAGGAGTTCCTGCGCGTTTTCGACGTTCTTGTCGTGGGCCTTTTCCCGCATGTCCTCGACGATTCCCATGGCGGTGTCCACACCGAAGTCGGCTTCGATAAGGACTTCCTCGAGTTCCTCGAAAAAGGATTCATCGATACTGCCATGGGCCGTAAAGACCCGTTTGATGCCATCGGCGACGGCGCTGCGCGTCTTGCTCAACCGCTCGCGCAAGCGCCCGAAAAATCCGCGTTTCTCTTCGGTCATGCCCGTGTATTCCTTGTCTGTATGCGGGGGGAAATCCCTGTCTGAATGGGCTGAATGATAAAAGCCGCGCCCCTGTGGCAAACCGGCGCAAGGCAGTATCCGTCAGGGCACCCGGTACGCTCTGGTCTCGTATTTGAAATCGCTTTTCTCGCGTTGCCCTACGCAAAGAAAGCCGCCGTCATCGAGCGGCTGAACATATCCGTGGCCGACCGAGAAGCGGT
This genomic stretch from Candidatus Hydrogenedentota bacterium harbors:
- the ftsY gene encoding signal recognition particle-docking protein FtsY, with product MTEEKRGFFGRLRERLSKTRSAVADGIKRVFTAHGSIDESFFEELEEVLIEADFGVDTAMGIVEDMREKAHDKNVENAQELLAVLKEDLVALLTPGNHVLTWDGGDGPHVTLIAGVNGSGKTTTAGKLASHLKSQGKTVLLGAADTFRAAAVEQLTIWSERTGTPIIKHQDGADPAAVAYDAADAAQARSIDCLLIDTAGRLHTKVNLMEELRKIQRVIGRRIPGAPHEVLLVLDATTGQNGLQQARIFTEALHVTGLVLTKLDGTAKGGIVVPIQKELGVPIKLIGVGEGVDDLQPFNARDFVEALFS
- a CDS encoding FAD-dependent oxidoreductase, coding for MRVSLVFLCMAAPALSAAGQTVFVEAESFAELGGWVVDQQAMDQMGSPYVLAHGMGAPVEDSATTVTFPEPGLYRVWVRTRDWVAPFGASGSPGRFQVLANGTPLETLFGTEGAAWHWQDGGSVEIGDTSVRLALHDLTGFEGRCDALLFTKDMGLSPPDDGDALLTFRRELLGLTGAPEDAGSFDFVVVGGGIAGTCAAVSAARLGLEVALVQDRPVLGGNNSSEVRVHLQGKTNLPPYPALGNLVRELDSGMQGNAQPPENYNDAKKLAVAGAEENLALFLNMHAYKTEMDGGRIAAVLATDTRTGKDWRFPARWFADCTGDGTVGFLAGADYRMGRESRAETGEELAPEEPDTMTMGSSVQWYSVESEGPSPFPDCPWAEPFTEETAQKVMVGKWDWETGMNRNQVTEIEYIRDHALRVIYGNWAFLKNQSADKADYASRKLGWVAYVAGKRESRRLLGDVVLQQQDIDFRREFEDASVTTTWTIDLHYPEPTNSEQFPGREFRSIAKQKEIVPYPIPYRCLYSRNIENLFMAGRDISVTHVALGTVRVMRTGGMMGEVVGMAASLCKKHDTAPRGVYSYHLEELQALMQAGIGEPPREAALEPPAWRETAGPNLARTAAVEVSSVLEPIQYPPSHINDGVINLDDSNSRWCSAREGMPHTVDFRWDTPQTISAARIVTGWRTGPFEIEGQAQAFALQVFENGAWRDIPGTAETNNTQHDWHARFDPVTADRLRLEIRAAPGNVARLFEVELFNPPDG
- a CDS encoding uroporphyrinogen decarboxylase family protein; this translates as MTHRERVLTAFHHREPDRVPLDYMANAEIHAALHAHFGLAEDESCALSERLGVDFRGVYVGYTGQPLHEAPPGYQVDERGARMRWVEHAAGGYWDFCDFPLAGTITVDQAKAWPFPHPDDYDYGTLPSRCEAVQGYAIVLGGAGVGCILNNLGSIRGMDGVLCDVLTEEPAGMMLIDRFNELQLEVARRALSAAGKLADVFCVGEDLGTQRGPIVNPETFRRIIKPRMQRFIDEAKKYGLLVMMHSCGSSSWAFDELAGMGVDIIDTLQPEAAGMGPAYLKRVFGKKLSFHGAISTTGALSFGGVQDVRDEVRRVLDVMMPGGGYALAPSHAIQSNSPVENVLALYETAREYGVY